The proteins below come from a single Chryseobacterium nepalense genomic window:
- a CDS encoding TonB-dependent receptor codes for MKLIYSFMLILCGFALTNAQQTYSVEGTVQDFHDKTMLENAVVKIGEFSAKTDKNGKFSFSKIPAGKYILIAKHPDCNDYTENVGVTQDLHITITLEHHVQDIETVTIHGSHKSNGSLVIKTLDKSEIEKNSSDNLGNLLTKISGVSALKTGNNISKPIIHGLYGSRISILNNGVKLAEQEWGVEHAPNVDINNFQHIDVIKGASALKYGSDAIGGVVIMEPEVFPKKDTIKGSVGLTGISNGRGMALEADVAKIWKNGWAVKTGGSIKKLGDQNAPDYNLMNTGMDFSSFNFTVQHNTYEKGISFDYYLTNQNIGIYRGSHVGNNEDFYNATTSKIPVYTGNFSYDIDNPRQVIEHHIAKVSAFKRFENIGKVSATYSYQYNHRQEYDIRRGDLKDIPSLDLELMTHQFNLNDLLERGKFSLETGIDASFQNNYSDPATKARRLIPNYDKYAAGVYSIFKYKISGNFNVEAGARYDFTRYDVTKWYDKADWEKLYADIYPQFYVKTNQNRILTRPQLNYNNVSFNAGLEYHPNSSINLKFNYAKVGRTPNIAELFSDGLHHSASVIEIGNMGLKNEQGHQFNVIADSKFNVLNGLNISVNPYFFITKNFINQVPTGVQNTIRGVFPVWSYQQIDAKMYGIDLDVNFRLTDDLTYVGRGSYVYGQDKTHHVPLILMMPPNFSNALQFSKEKWNHFYFTLENHTFLKQNRFPVYNATIPVYTNGEEVEKTVDLSTPPNGYSLWNVQTGVNISKNLSAGLIVNNLFNVTYRDYLNRMRFFSDEAGRNFIVNFRYRF; via the coding sequence ATGAAATTGATCTATAGTTTTATGCTTATCCTTTGCGGATTTGCATTAACGAACGCACAGCAGACTTACTCGGTAGAGGGAACTGTTCAAGATTTTCATGATAAAACCATGCTGGAAAATGCAGTAGTGAAAATCGGTGAATTTTCTGCCAAAACGGATAAAAACGGCAAATTTTCATTCAGTAAAATTCCTGCCGGGAAATATATACTCATTGCTAAACATCCTGATTGTAATGATTATACTGAAAATGTAGGAGTTACACAGGATTTACATATAACGATTACTCTTGAACATCACGTTCAGGATATCGAAACGGTAACCATCCACGGAAGCCATAAAAGCAATGGATCCCTGGTCATTAAAACATTGGACAAGTCCGAAATTGAGAAAAATTCTTCGGATAATCTCGGAAATTTGCTCACAAAGATTTCAGGAGTAAGTGCTTTAAAAACAGGCAATAATATTTCAAAACCTATTATTCACGGACTTTACGGTAGCAGGATTTCCATTCTGAATAACGGCGTGAAACTTGCCGAGCAGGAATGGGGAGTAGAGCACGCCCCGAATGTTGATATTAATAATTTTCAGCATATTGACGTTATTAAAGGCGCCTCAGCATTAAAGTACGGAAGTGATGCCATTGGCGGTGTTGTGATTATGGAACCTGAAGTCTTTCCTAAAAAAGATACCATTAAAGGATCGGTAGGTCTTACAGGAATTTCAAACGGAAGAGGAATGGCCCTGGAAGCCGATGTTGCTAAAATCTGGAAAAACGGATGGGCGGTAAAAACCGGCGGTAGCATCAAAAAGCTGGGAGATCAGAATGCTCCTGATTATAATCTGATGAATACGGGAATGGATTTTTCTTCATTCAACTTTACCGTTCAACATAATACGTATGAAAAAGGAATTTCATTCGATTATTATCTTACCAACCAGAATATAGGAATTTACAGAGGTTCCCACGTGGGAAACAACGAAGATTTCTATAACGCCACAACATCAAAAATTCCTGTATATACGGGGAATTTCAGTTACGATATTGACAATCCGAGACAGGTAATTGAGCATCATATTGCAAAAGTTTCCGCGTTCAAAAGATTTGAAAATATCGGGAAGGTTTCTGCAACATACAGTTATCAGTACAATCACAGGCAGGAATACGATATCAGAAGAGGAGATCTCAAAGATATCCCTTCCCTGGATCTTGAACTGATGACCCACCAGTTTAATCTTAATGATTTGCTGGAAAGAGGAAAGTTCTCTCTGGAAACCGGAATTGATGCAAGTTTTCAGAATAATTATTCGGATCCTGCTACTAAAGCCAGGCGTCTGATTCCGAATTATGATAAATATGCTGCCGGAGTATATTCTATTTTTAAATATAAAATTTCAGGCAATTTCAATGTGGAAGCGGGAGCACGTTACGATTTTACACGGTATGACGTCACAAAATGGTACGACAAAGCCGACTGGGAAAAATTGTATGCGGATATTTACCCGCAGTTTTATGTGAAAACGAATCAGAACAGGATTCTTACACGTCCCCAATTGAATTATAACAATGTTTCTTTCAATGCAGGATTGGAATATCACCCGAATTCAAGTATTAACCTGAAATTTAATTATGCTAAAGTAGGAAGAACCCCGAATATTGCAGAGCTATTTTCAGACGGACTCCATCATTCGGCTTCGGTGATCGAAATCGGAAATATGGGTTTGAAGAATGAGCAGGGACATCAGTTTAATGTCATCGCTGATTCAAAGTTCAATGTCTTAAACGGACTTAATATTTCGGTAAATCCTTATTTTTTTATCACTAAAAATTTTATCAACCAGGTTCCTACGGGAGTGCAGAATACCATCAGGGGAGTATTTCCGGTATGGTCTTATCAGCAGATCGATGCCAAAATGTACGGGATAGATCTTGATGTAAATTTCAGGCTTACGGATGATCTTACATATGTGGGAAGAGGGAGTTATGTTTACGGACAGGACAAAACCCATCATGTTCCTTTGATTCTAATGATGCCTCCGAATTTTTCCAATGCTTTACAGTTCAGTAAAGAAAAGTGGAATCATTTCTATTTTACTCTGGAAAATCATACATTCCTGAAACAAAACAGGTTTCCGGTGTATAACGCAACCATTCCTGTTTATACAAACGGGGAAGAGGTTGAAAAAACAGTGGATCTGAGCACACCGCCCAACGGATATTCTCTGTGGAATGTCCAGACCGGTGTCAATATCAGCAAAAATCTTTCTGCAGGGCTTATTGTAAATAATCTTTTCAATGTAACGTACAGGGATTACCTGAACAGGATGAGATTTTTCTCCGATGAGGCAGGAAGAAACTTTATTGTCAACTTTAGATACAGATTCTAA